The Bacillus sp. Marseille-Q1617 genome has a segment encoding these proteins:
- a CDS encoding DUF2254 domain-containing protein, with product MIDMLKKIPAAAKRYARMTKREKWNELYSNLWMTPMIYALLSILLVFITIWVDLKMNIYQGMPSFLRVDYGLTKTILSTLTAGILSLTTFTFYGVLGALSTFSSQFSPRILKNFMMNKVTQRTLGIFSGSFLYVLFCLFFINEDTAQAYSLIPTTAVLTALLTISTFAVFINHIVTWLQVTNLTEQIKLESVDIIESSLVYELKPHKAKNPGAVKMQVPGGEGTTLRAEQSGYLQKIDFAELIRKATKDNLIIQLENRIGSFVFRSTPLLTYWNPSTDFEIDEGSYLEMFQVGKNQTELQDIEFSINKFVEIAIRALGNDDPKTATNIIYQIGDLLIQLSEMEVFSPYLTDDDGNLRVIINNLTYADYLYRGFASIRHYAKKDAVITGELLYVLNAIAHAIDEKDHQHVWDFTQYTAIGFDHDLLYDLDINRFNDVLKEIAETTGNTDRFDELMKKIKK from the coding sequence ATGATCGACATGTTAAAAAAAATACCAGCCGCAGCGAAACGCTACGCAAGAATGACAAAGCGGGAGAAGTGGAATGAGCTGTATTCCAACCTTTGGATGACACCGATGATTTATGCGTTGCTCTCCATCTTACTGGTCTTCATCACCATTTGGGTGGATCTGAAAATGAATATTTATCAGGGGATGCCTTCTTTCCTCAGGGTCGATTACGGACTGACAAAGACGATTTTAAGTACATTGACCGCCGGGATCTTATCGCTGACCACCTTTACTTTTTACGGGGTCCTAGGTGCCTTGTCTACATTCTCAAGCCAGTTCTCCCCAAGGATCCTGAAGAATTTCATGATGAATAAAGTGACTCAGAGAACACTTGGGATTTTCAGCGGAAGCTTTCTATATGTATTATTTTGTTTATTTTTCATCAATGAAGATACCGCTCAGGCATACAGTTTGATTCCAACAACTGCCGTCTTGACCGCGCTCCTGACGATCAGTACGTTCGCTGTTTTCATCAATCATATCGTCACATGGCTGCAAGTGACCAATCTGACCGAGCAGATCAAGCTTGAATCCGTGGATATCATCGAAAGCTCGCTCGTCTATGAACTGAAGCCGCATAAAGCAAAGAATCCCGGTGCCGTCAAAATGCAGGTGCCGGGCGGAGAAGGCACAACGTTGAGGGCAGAACAGTCTGGTTACCTGCAGAAGATTGACTTTGCTGAGCTGATCCGTAAAGCAACCAAAGACAACCTGATCATCCAGTTAGAGAACCGTATAGGAAGCTTTGTCTTCCGGTCGACCCCTTTATTAACATATTGGAATCCTTCAACTGACTTTGAAATAGATGAAGGCAGCTATTTGGAGATGTTTCAGGTAGGTAAAAATCAAACCGAGCTGCAGGACATTGAATTCAGCATCAATAAATTTGTGGAAATCGCGATCAGGGCACTCGGGAATGATGATCCGAAGACGGCGACCAATATTATCTATCAAATCGGCGACCTGCTCATTCAACTCTCGGAAATGGAAGTATTCTCCCCGTACCTCACAGACGATGATGGGAATCTGCGCGTCATCATTAATAATTTGACGTATGCAGACTATCTCTACCGCGGCTTTGCATCGATCAGGCACTATGCGAAAAAAGATGCCGTTATAACAGGGGAATTGCTTTACGTCCTGAATGCCATTGCTCATGCAATCGATGAAAAAGACCATCAGCACGTCTGGGATTTCACCCAATACACTGCCATCGGCTTCGACCATGACCTTCTCTATGACTTGGACATCAATCGATTCAACGACGTCCTGAAGGAGATTGCCGAAACCACTGGAAATACAGACCGTTTTGATGAACTGATGAAGAAAATCAAAAAATAG